A genomic region of Raphanus sativus cultivar WK10039 chromosome 6, ASM80110v3, whole genome shotgun sequence contains the following coding sequences:
- the LOC130495921 gene encoding probable U3 small nucleolar RNA-associated protein 7 yields MEVDLEDNNLMENVLPPDEQEIDVELEAKEKKYLRGEGANLESLKDKKLKTQLASREKLYGKSAKAAAKIEKWLLPASAGYLETDGLEKTWRIKQTDIAKEVDILSSRNQYDIVLPDFGPYKLDFTASGRHMLAGGRKGHLALVDMLNMNLIREIHVRETVRDVAFLHNDQFFAAAQKKYAYIYGRDGTELHCLKERGPVARLRFLKNHFLLASVNKIGQLHYQDVTYGDMVASIRTGKGRTDVMEVNPHNGVVALGHSGGTVTMWKPTSQAPLVQMQCHPGPVSSVAFHPNGHLMATSGKERKVKIWDLRKFEEVQTIHGFHAKTLSFSQKGLLAAGTGSFVQVLGDSSGNYSRYMSHSMVKGYQVEKVMFRPYEDVLGIGHSMGWSSVLIPGSGEPNFDSWVANPFETSKQRREKEVHLLLDKLPPETIMLDPSKIGAMRPSRRKEKPTRGEIEAEKEVAIEAAKGVEMKKKTKGRNKPSKRTKKKKEMVENAKKTFPGEEQGNVAGKKRRIGDVDAAELPASLKRFARKN; encoded by the exons ATGGAGGTTGATTTAGAGGATAACAATCTCATGGAGAACGTCCTGCCTCCTGATGAGCAG GAGATCGATGTTGAGTTGGAGGCTAAAGAAAAGAAATATCTTAGAGGAGAAGGTGCTAACTTAGAG TCATTGAAAGATAAGAAACTAAAGACACAGCTTGCTTCACGAGAAAAGTTGTATGGAAAATCTGCAAAAGCTGCTGCTAAAATTGAGAAG TGGCTCTTACCGGCTTCGGCAGGGTACTTGGAGACTGATGGGTTAGAGAAGACATGGAGGATCAAGCAGACGGATATCGCCAAAGAAGTGGATATATTAAGCTCAAGAAACCAATATGACATAGTGCTCCCAG ATTTTGGTCCTTACAAACTTGATTTCACTGCAAGTGGACGGCATATGCTAGCTGGTGGTCGCAAAGGCCACCTTGCTCTTGTAGACATGTTGAATATGAACTTGATCAGAGAGATAcat GTAAGAGAAACAGTACGTGATGTTGCATTCCTACACAATGACCAATTCTTTGCAGCTGCCCAAAAGAA gTATGCTTATATATATGGGAGAGATGGAACTGAGCTCCATTGTTTGAAG GAACGTGGTCCAGTGGCTAGACTCAGGTTCCTAAAGAACCATTTCCTCCTAGCATCAGTGAACAAAATCGGACAGCTACACTACCAAGACGTTACCTACGGTGACATGGTGGCTAGCATCAGAACGGGTAAAGGCAGAACAGACGTGATGGAAGTGAATCCTCACAACGGTGTGGTCGCTCTGGGACATTCCGGTGGAACCGTCACGATGTGGAAACCCACCAGCCAAGCACCTCTAGTCCAAATGCAGTGCCACCCCGGCCCGGTCTCCTCCGTGGCGTTTCATCCCAACGGACATTTAATGGCCACGTCCGGTAAAGAGCGGAAAGTCAAGATCTGGGACCTGCGCAAGTTCGAGGAGGTTCAGACAATCCACGGTTTCCACGCCAAGACGCTGAGTTTCAGCCAGAAAGGTTTGCTAGCTGCAGGGACTGGATCGTTTGTTCAGGTGTTGGGAGACTCGAGTGGTAACTATAGTAGATACATGAGCCACTCGATGGTGAAAGGCTACCAGGTGGAGAAGGTTATGTTCAGACCGTACGAGGATGTTCTCGGGATCGGTCACTCGATGGGATGGTCTAGCGTCCTCATCCCAGGGTCTGGAGAGCCTAACTTCGATTCTTGGGTGGCTAATCCGTTCGAGACGTCGAAGCAGAGGCGTGAGAAGGAAGTTCACTTGCTTCTTGATAAGCTTCCTCCTGAGACGATCATGCTTGATCCTTCGAAGATCGGTGCGATGAGGCCGTCGAGGAGGAAGGAGAAGCCGACGAGAGGGGAGATTGAGGCTGAGAAAGAGGTGGCGATCGAGGCGGCCAAGGGggttgagatgaagaagaagacgaaaggGAGGAATAAACCGAGTAAGAggactaagaagaagaaggagatggtggAGAATGCGAAGAAGACTTTCCCGGGGGAGGAGCAGGGGAATGTTGCGGGGAAGAAGAGAAGGATCGGTGATGTTGATGCGGCTGAGTTGCCTGCGAGTTTGAAAAGGTTTGCTCGAAAGAACTGA
- the LOC108811643 gene encoding 3-phosphoinositide-dependent protein kinase 2, with amino-acid sequence MTMEKEFDSKLTLQGNDGASISRSKSFAFKAPQENFNIQDFELDKIYGVGSYSKVVRAKKKENGAVYAMKIMDKKFITKENKTAYVKLERIVLDQLDHPGIIKLFFTFQDSFSLYMALESCEGGELFDQITRKGRLSEDEARFYSAQVVDALEYIHNMGLIHRDIKPENLLLTSDGHIKIADFGSVKPMQDSQITLLPNAASDDKACTFVGTAAYVPPEVLNSSPATFGNDLWALGCTLYQMLSGTSPFKDASEWLIFQRIIARDIKFPNHFSEAARDLIDRLLDTDPSRRPGAGSEGYASLKRHPFFKGVDWKNVRSQTPPKLAPDPSSQSASPERDGSPWNPTHVGDASVTQNDGHGGVSSTTESSGSITRLASIDSFDSRWQQFLEPGESVLMISAVKKLQKITSKKVQLILTNKPRLIYVDPSKLVVKGNIIWSDNSNDLNVQISSPSHFKICTPKKVLLFEDSKQRALQWKKAIETLQNR; translated from the exons ATGACAATGGAGAAGGAATTCGATTCAAAGCTCACCCTACAAGGCAACGACGGAGCGAGCATATCAAGAAGCAAAAGCTTCGCATTCAAAGCTCCTCAGGAGAATTTCAACATCCAGGATTTCGAGCTCGACAAGATCTATGGCGTTGGCTCTTACTCTAAG GTTGTTAGGGCGAAGAAGAAAGAGAACGGAGCAGTGTACGCGATGAAGATCATGGACAAGAAGTTTATCACCAAGGAGAATAAAACTGCTTATGTTAAGCTCGAGAGGATTGTTCTTGATCAGCTCGATCATCCTGGCATTATCAAACTCTTCTTTACCTTTCAAGATTCATTCTCACTAT ACATGGCGCTTGAATCTTGTGAAGGTGGGGAGCTTTTTGACCAAATCACCAGA AAAGGTCGTTTATCAGAGGATGAAGCTCGATTCTACAGTGCACAAGTTGTGGATGCTCTTGAGTATATACATAATATGGGTCTCATTCATCGAGATATCAAG CCGGAGAATCTGTTGCTGACTTCAGATGGACACATTAAGATTGCTGATTTTGGTAGTGTTAAGCCTATGCAAGACAGCCAGATCACTCTTCTTCCCAATGCTGCTTCcg ATGATAAGGCTTGCACTTTTGTTGGCACGGCTGCTTATGTTCCTCCTGAAGTTCTCAACTCCTCTCCAGCAACTTTCGG AAACGATCTCTGGGCACTTGGCTGCACTCTGTACCAAATGCTTTCAGGAACTTCTCCATTCAAGGATGCAAGTGAATGGCTGATATTCCAAAGGATCATAGCTAGAGATATAAAGTTCCCTAATCATTTCTCAGAAGCTGCAAGAGACCTCATCGACCGATTACTT gatACAGATCCTAGTAGAAGACCAGGAGCTGGATCAGAAGGTTATGCTTCTCTCAAGAGACATCCTTTCTTCAAAGGTGTTGACTGGAAGAACGTAAGATCACAAACACCTCCAAAACTAGCTCCAGACCCTTCG TCTCAATCAGCATCTCCAGAGAGAGACGGTTCTCCGTGGAACCCAACACATGTTGGAGATGCTTCAGTCACGCAGAACGATGGACACGGTGGCGTCTCTTCAACTACTGAATCCTCTGGTTCCATAACCAGGCTTGCCTCTATAGACTCTTTTGATTCGAGATG GCAACAGTTCCTTGAACCTGGAGAATCGGTTCTAATGATATCAGCAGTGAAGAAGCTACAGAAGATCACAAGCAAGAAGGTGCAGCTAATACTCACCAACAAGCCGAGACTGATCTATGTCGATCCATCAAAGCTTGTTGTGAAAGGGAATATCATATGGTCTGATAACTCCAACGACCTCAATGTTCAAATCTCGAGTCCTTCTCATTTCAAGATTTGCACA CCGAAGAAGGTTTTATTGTTTGAAGACTCGAAACAACGAGCTTTGCAGTGGAAAAAGGCAATTGAAACTCTTCAAAACCGTTGA
- the LOC108807446 gene encoding phosphatidylinositol-3-phosphatase myotubularin-1 isoform X2, producing MTSPRPPSGRQRPLRYYSDSERIEGGSGSWDTLEWNKLDQTASGSSSTSFANLSCLLESERVIVEGYGVVLINTDEAGTLLVTNFRILFLSEGTRKVIPLGTIPLATIEKFNKMVLKVQSNNRQSDKNPPRRLLQVTGKDMRIIVYGFRPKTKQRRSVFDALLRCTKPERVWDLYTFACGLSKFGNANPKERLLNEYFRLLGRSSIRASMDMIEDGSFTLENELWRISDLNSNYNLCQTYPFAFMVPKSISDEELLQACSFRAKCRLPVITWCQPGSGAVIARSSQPLVGLMMNMRSNYDEKLVAAFCTQLGANKGERRKLYIADARPRKNALANGAMGGGSESSSNYFQSPIVFFGIDNIHAMRESYSRLRDYLDMHGATSSDGRSSFLRHTGWTWGGGNLSSMSASVSLLGDSGWLIHIQNVLAGAAWIAARVAVESASVLVHCSDGWDRTTQLVSLACLMLDPYYRTFAGFQALVEKDWLAFGHPFSDRVGMPNISGSGNFDLPRQSSSAGSYPSSPVRQSTQSAASQSASSSHAQNNYSPIFTQWVDSVSQLMRMYPCAFEFSPTFLVDFMDCLLSCRFGNFLCNSEKERQQCGIAEACGCIWAYLTDLRSVAATSHVHCNPFYDPLKYDGPLLPPAASLAPTLWPQFHLRWACPEEAKAADIEVQCRAMRVKYSEMQKDKEATERRVDEISFAMESLSAELLRERRMSWSARESAKRATKEYRALTRAVQSLGCKINFTTSDIEDDPLENNNNNNNNNTPRRRDRQGNNSDVSVSISVMSEENRAENQVGRVCEALCPLRTREGVCRWPEAGCAHLGSQFVGLKTNFDAFDRLSIQESYFKSE from the exons ATGACGTCGCCGAGACCACCGTCGGGGAGACAAAGGCCGCTGCGTTACTATTCAGATTCAGAGAGGATTGAAGGAGGTAGCGGTAGTTGGGACACCCTCGAATGGAACAAACTCGAT CAGACAGCTTCAGGTTCAAGTTCAACATCTTTCGCGAATTTGAGTTGCTTGCTCGAATCCGAACGGGTCATCGTtgag GGTTATGGAGTTGTACTTATAAACACCGATGAGGCAGGGACCTTGTTGGTGACAAACTTCCGTATTCTGTTTTTG AGTGAAGGTACTAGGAAGGTCATTCCACTTGGAACAATCCCGTTGGCAACTATTGAGAAGTTTAACAAAATG GTCCTGAAAGTTCAATCAAACAACCGTCAGTCCGACAAGAATCCACCTAGACGTCTTTTACAGGTCACTG GCAAAGACATGAGGATCATTGTTTATGGCTTTCGTCCTAAAACCAAACAG AGGCGTTCTGTGTTTGATGCATTACTGAGGTGTACCAAGCCGGAGAGAGTATGGGATCTTTACACTTTTGCATGTGGGCTTTCCAAGTTTGGTAACGCAAACCCAAAGGAAAGATTGCTTAACGAATATTTCCGACTTCTTGGAAGAAGTTCAATACGTGCATCCATGGATATGATTGAAGATGGATCGTTCACACTGGAAAATGAGCTGTGGCGGATAAGTGACCTGAACTCCAATTACAACCTGTGTCAGACTTACCCATTCGCTTTTATGGTTCCAAAATCTATAAG CGATGAAGAGCTGCTCCAGGCGTGTTCTTTCCGGGCAAAATGTCGGTTACCTGTGATCACTTGGTGTCAGCCAG GAAGTGGAGCTGTAATTGCACGTTCATCACAACCTTTAGTGGGTCTTATGATGAATATGAGGAG TAATTATGATGAAAAACTTGTTGCTGCATTCTGCACTCAGCTTGGTGCTAATAAGGGAGAACGAAG GAAGCTTTATATTGCGGATGCGAGACCTAGGAAAAATGCATTAGCAAATGGAGCAATGGGAGGCGGCTCAGAATcatcttcaaattattttcaatcTCCA ATTGTTTTCTTTGGTATAGACAATATACATGCTATGAGGGAGAGCTATTCCCGACTTAGAGATTATTTAGACATGCACGGCGCAACATCATCTGATGGGAGATCATCGTTCTTG AGACATACTGGTTGGACTTGGGGAGGAGGTAACCTCAGTAGTATGTCTGCTTCCGTGTCTTTACTTGGAGACAGTGGTTGGTTGATACACATCCAAAACGTCTTAGCTGGTGCCGCATGGATTGCTGCACGTGTTGCAGTGGAGTCGGCATCGGTTCTTGTGCACTGCAG TGATGGATGGGACAGAACAACTCAGCTTGTTTCTCTTGCATGCTTAATGCTTGATCCATACTACAGAACATTTGCTGGGTTTCAG GCTCTTGTCGAAAAAGATTGGCTTGCGTTTGGTCACCCGTTTTCAGATCGTGTAGGAATGCCTAACATATCAGGATCTGGTAACTTTGACTTACCAAGGCAGTCTTCTTCTGCTGGAAGCTACCCTTCATCTCCAGTGCGTCAGTCCACACAGTCAGCAGCCTCACAATCTGCAAGCTCTTCCCATGCACAAAACAATTATTCTCCTATATTTACACAG TGGGTTGATAGCGTTTCACAGCTAATGCGGATGTATCCTTGTGCTTTTGAGTTTTCTCCG ACTTTTCTTGTAGATTTTATGGATTGCTTGCTTTCATGTCGTTTTGGGAACTTCCTATGCAACAG TGAAAAAGAGAGGCAACAATGTGGGATTGCTGAAGCATGTGGATGCATATGGGCGTACTTGACTGATCTTCGTTCAGTTGCTGCAACTTCTCATGTCCATTGTAACCCATTCTACGACCCTTTGAAATACGATGGCCCGTTATTACCTCCCGCAGCATCTCTAGCTCCAACACTTTGGCCTCAGTTCCATCTACGGTGGGCATGTCCGGAGGAAGCTAAAGCTGCAGATATCGAGGTCCAATGTAGAGCCATGAGGGTGAAGTATTCCGAAATGCAGAAG GATAAAGAAGCAACAGAAAGAAGAGTGGATGAGATCTCTTTTGCAATGGAGTCACTAAGCGCAGAGTTGCTAAGAGAGAGGCGTATGAGTTGGTCCGCTAGAGAATCAGCAAAACGAGCCACTAAGGAATACAGAGCTTTAACCAGAGCAGTACAGTCACTCGGCTGCAAGATTAACTTCACCACATCTGATATCGAAGACGACCCTCTggagaataataataataataacaataataatactCCTAGGAGGCGAGACAGACAGGGTAACAACTCAGATGTCTCTGTATCAATCTCGGTAATGTCTGAAGAAAACAGAGCTGAGAACCAGGTGGGAAGAGTTTGTGAAGCGTTGTGTCCACTGCGGACAAGGGAAGGAGTGTGTAGATGGCCTGAAGCAGGATGTGCTCATCTCGGAAGTCAGTTTGTTGGGTTAAAAACTAACTTTGATGCGTTTGATCGGCTTTCCATCCAAGAAAGCTATTTCAAATCTGAATGA
- the LOC108807446 gene encoding phosphatidylinositol-3-phosphatase myotubularin-1 isoform X1: MTSPRPPSGRQRPLRYYSDSERIEGGSGSWDTLEWNKLDSQQTASGSSSTSFANLSCLLESERVIVEGYGVVLINTDEAGTLLVTNFRILFLSEGTRKVIPLGTIPLATIEKFNKMVLKVQSNNRQSDKNPPRRLLQVTGKDMRIIVYGFRPKTKQRRSVFDALLRCTKPERVWDLYTFACGLSKFGNANPKERLLNEYFRLLGRSSIRASMDMIEDGSFTLENELWRISDLNSNYNLCQTYPFAFMVPKSISDEELLQACSFRAKCRLPVITWCQPGSGAVIARSSQPLVGLMMNMRSNYDEKLVAAFCTQLGANKGERRKLYIADARPRKNALANGAMGGGSESSSNYFQSPIVFFGIDNIHAMRESYSRLRDYLDMHGATSSDGRSSFLRHTGWTWGGGNLSSMSASVSLLGDSGWLIHIQNVLAGAAWIAARVAVESASVLVHCSDGWDRTTQLVSLACLMLDPYYRTFAGFQALVEKDWLAFGHPFSDRVGMPNISGSGNFDLPRQSSSAGSYPSSPVRQSTQSAASQSASSSHAQNNYSPIFTQWVDSVSQLMRMYPCAFEFSPTFLVDFMDCLLSCRFGNFLCNSEKERQQCGIAEACGCIWAYLTDLRSVAATSHVHCNPFYDPLKYDGPLLPPAASLAPTLWPQFHLRWACPEEAKAADIEVQCRAMRVKYSEMQKDKEATERRVDEISFAMESLSAELLRERRMSWSARESAKRATKEYRALTRAVQSLGCKINFTTSDIEDDPLENNNNNNNNNTPRRRDRQGNNSDVSVSISVMSEENRAENQVGRVCEALCPLRTREGVCRWPEAGCAHLGSQFVGLKTNFDAFDRLSIQESYFKSE; encoded by the exons ATGACGTCGCCGAGACCACCGTCGGGGAGACAAAGGCCGCTGCGTTACTATTCAGATTCAGAGAGGATTGAAGGAGGTAGCGGTAGTTGGGACACCCTCGAATGGAACAAACTCGAT TCGCAGCAGACAGCTTCAGGTTCAAGTTCAACATCTTTCGCGAATTTGAGTTGCTTGCTCGAATCCGAACGGGTCATCGTtgag GGTTATGGAGTTGTACTTATAAACACCGATGAGGCAGGGACCTTGTTGGTGACAAACTTCCGTATTCTGTTTTTG AGTGAAGGTACTAGGAAGGTCATTCCACTTGGAACAATCCCGTTGGCAACTATTGAGAAGTTTAACAAAATG GTCCTGAAAGTTCAATCAAACAACCGTCAGTCCGACAAGAATCCACCTAGACGTCTTTTACAGGTCACTG GCAAAGACATGAGGATCATTGTTTATGGCTTTCGTCCTAAAACCAAACAG AGGCGTTCTGTGTTTGATGCATTACTGAGGTGTACCAAGCCGGAGAGAGTATGGGATCTTTACACTTTTGCATGTGGGCTTTCCAAGTTTGGTAACGCAAACCCAAAGGAAAGATTGCTTAACGAATATTTCCGACTTCTTGGAAGAAGTTCAATACGTGCATCCATGGATATGATTGAAGATGGATCGTTCACACTGGAAAATGAGCTGTGGCGGATAAGTGACCTGAACTCCAATTACAACCTGTGTCAGACTTACCCATTCGCTTTTATGGTTCCAAAATCTATAAG CGATGAAGAGCTGCTCCAGGCGTGTTCTTTCCGGGCAAAATGTCGGTTACCTGTGATCACTTGGTGTCAGCCAG GAAGTGGAGCTGTAATTGCACGTTCATCACAACCTTTAGTGGGTCTTATGATGAATATGAGGAG TAATTATGATGAAAAACTTGTTGCTGCATTCTGCACTCAGCTTGGTGCTAATAAGGGAGAACGAAG GAAGCTTTATATTGCGGATGCGAGACCTAGGAAAAATGCATTAGCAAATGGAGCAATGGGAGGCGGCTCAGAATcatcttcaaattattttcaatcTCCA ATTGTTTTCTTTGGTATAGACAATATACATGCTATGAGGGAGAGCTATTCCCGACTTAGAGATTATTTAGACATGCACGGCGCAACATCATCTGATGGGAGATCATCGTTCTTG AGACATACTGGTTGGACTTGGGGAGGAGGTAACCTCAGTAGTATGTCTGCTTCCGTGTCTTTACTTGGAGACAGTGGTTGGTTGATACACATCCAAAACGTCTTAGCTGGTGCCGCATGGATTGCTGCACGTGTTGCAGTGGAGTCGGCATCGGTTCTTGTGCACTGCAG TGATGGATGGGACAGAACAACTCAGCTTGTTTCTCTTGCATGCTTAATGCTTGATCCATACTACAGAACATTTGCTGGGTTTCAG GCTCTTGTCGAAAAAGATTGGCTTGCGTTTGGTCACCCGTTTTCAGATCGTGTAGGAATGCCTAACATATCAGGATCTGGTAACTTTGACTTACCAAGGCAGTCTTCTTCTGCTGGAAGCTACCCTTCATCTCCAGTGCGTCAGTCCACACAGTCAGCAGCCTCACAATCTGCAAGCTCTTCCCATGCACAAAACAATTATTCTCCTATATTTACACAG TGGGTTGATAGCGTTTCACAGCTAATGCGGATGTATCCTTGTGCTTTTGAGTTTTCTCCG ACTTTTCTTGTAGATTTTATGGATTGCTTGCTTTCATGTCGTTTTGGGAACTTCCTATGCAACAG TGAAAAAGAGAGGCAACAATGTGGGATTGCTGAAGCATGTGGATGCATATGGGCGTACTTGACTGATCTTCGTTCAGTTGCTGCAACTTCTCATGTCCATTGTAACCCATTCTACGACCCTTTGAAATACGATGGCCCGTTATTACCTCCCGCAGCATCTCTAGCTCCAACACTTTGGCCTCAGTTCCATCTACGGTGGGCATGTCCGGAGGAAGCTAAAGCTGCAGATATCGAGGTCCAATGTAGAGCCATGAGGGTGAAGTATTCCGAAATGCAGAAG GATAAAGAAGCAACAGAAAGAAGAGTGGATGAGATCTCTTTTGCAATGGAGTCACTAAGCGCAGAGTTGCTAAGAGAGAGGCGTATGAGTTGGTCCGCTAGAGAATCAGCAAAACGAGCCACTAAGGAATACAGAGCTTTAACCAGAGCAGTACAGTCACTCGGCTGCAAGATTAACTTCACCACATCTGATATCGAAGACGACCCTCTggagaataataataataataacaataataatactCCTAGGAGGCGAGACAGACAGGGTAACAACTCAGATGTCTCTGTATCAATCTCGGTAATGTCTGAAGAAAACAGAGCTGAGAACCAGGTGGGAAGAGTTTGTGAAGCGTTGTGTCCACTGCGGACAAGGGAAGGAGTGTGTAGATGGCCTGAAGCAGGATGTGCTCATCTCGGAAGTCAGTTTGTTGGGTTAAAAACTAACTTTGATGCGTTTGATCGGCTTTCCATCCAAGAAAGCTATTTCAAATCTGAATGA
- the LOC108810801 gene encoding transcription factor DIVARICATA, with protein MGPKQWTRDDDKLFERLLLEFPENTPYRFEIIAVHLEKPLEEVKHYYEALVHDINLIESGRCPTTNYPDGIPSETEHMEKEKTRGIPWTEEEHRLFLEGLEKYGKGNWRDISRKIVRTKNSAQVASHAQKYFLRQVAKKNAKKRSSIHDITLIDHAANNVTAPQSDLESTMGQPPSDQQGLQDHHLSNEDFWIRKLNS; from the exons ATGGGTCCAAAGCAGTGGACAAGGGATGATGACAAACTGTTTGAGAGACTTCTGTTGGAGTTCCCCGAGAATACTCCGTATAGGTTTGAGATTATCGCCGTCCATCTTGAGAAACCGCTTGAAGAGGTGAAGCACTACTACGAAGCTTTGGTCCACGATATTAACCTTATCGAATCGGGTCGATGCCCTACTACTAATTATCCAGATGGGATCCCATCGGAGACCGAACATATGGAGAAAGAAAAAACGAGAGGAATACCTTGGACAGAAGAGGAACACAG GCTTTTTCTAGAGGGACTAGAGAAATATGGGAAAGGAAATTGGAGGGACATATCGAGAAAGATTGTGAGGACAAAGAACTCAGCGCAAGTAGCAAGCCATGCACAAAAATATTTCCTGAGGCAAGTGGCCAAGAAGAACGCAAAGAAACGCTCCAGTATCCATGACATAACTTTGATAGATCATGCTGCTAACAACGTAACCGCACCTCAATCCGACTTGGAATCTACGATGGGCCAACCACCTTCTGATCAGCAGGGGCTTCAAGACCATCATCTTTCCAACGAAGACTTTTGGATTAGGAAGCTGAATAGTTAA
- the LOC130496801 gene encoding transcription factor DIVARICATA-like, which translates to MAANSWTNEENEPFKNAVQVFSTFSPNRFERIAQFLGKSVVDVMEHYQKMVDDLLEIGSSQIALSNGLFDASVPSWCRIEKLIWSKEEHEWFLIGLRRFGKKCDKIAVLVVTKTAMQVAIYARNFFTWQNPRNNVMKRRRTMDITMGDTSVDSSSPQKRIRGDINMDSTGQQESLVPSQPQPQPQPQPQQGPVALETGQDANISDSESENSP; encoded by the exons ATGGCTGCGAATTCATGGACAAATGAAGAGAACGAGCCGTTCAAGAACGCAGTGCAAGTGTTCTCTACTTTTTCACCCAATCGGTTCGAGCGTATAGCCCAGTTTCTAGGGAAATCGGTGGTCGATGTTATGGAGCATTACCAGAAAATGGTCGATGATCTTCTAGAGATCGGATCGAGTCAAATAGCTTTATCTAATGGATTGTTTGATGCATCTGTGCCGAGTTGGTGCCGGATTGAGAAACTTATATGGAGCAAAGAAGAACATGA ATGGTTCCTGATCGGGTTAAGGCGGTTTGGGAAAAAATGTGACAAAATAGCGGTTTTAGTTGTAACCAAAACCGCGATGCAAGTGGCGATCTATGCACGTAACTTCTTCACTTGGCAGAACCCAAGGAACAATGTGATGAAGCGGCGGAGAACCATGGACATAACTATGGGGGACACCAGTGTGGACTCATCAAGCCCACAAAAGAGAATTAGGGGGGACATCAATATGGACTCAACTGGCCAACAAGAGAGCCTCGTTCCTTCGCAGCCGCAACCACAACCACAACCACAACCACAACAGGGGCCAGTTGCGCTAGAAACCGGTCAGGATGCTAACATTTCTGATTCTGAATCGGAGAACTCTCCATGA
- the LOC108807565 gene encoding transcription factor SRM1-like, with protein sequence MAANSWTKEENELFKNAVECFSAFSPNRFERIAHFVWRPVVEVIEHYQEMVDDLLEIRSSQIALSNGMFDAVLPSWCLVEKPIWDIDEHEWFLIGLRRYGRKWDKIAVLLGTKTPMQVAIYARKFFTWHNPGNNVMKRRRTMEITMGDTSVDSSSPQKRTSGDINMDSTGQQERTMGGINVDSTGQHESLVLPLQPQPQQGPVALETGQDASISDSESNNLP encoded by the exons ATGGCTGCCAATTCATGGACAAAAGAAGAGAACGAGCTGTTCAAGAACGCAGTGGAATGTTTCTCTGCGTTTTCACCCAATCGGTTCGAGCGTATAGCCCACTTTGTATGGAGACCAGTGGTCGAAGTTATTGAGCATTACCAGGAAATGGTAGATGATCTTCTAGAGATCAGATCGAGTCAAATAGCTTTATCTAATGGGATGTTTGATGCAGTTTTGCCAAGTTGGTGCCTGGTCGAGAAACCTATATGGGACATAGACGAACATGA ATGGTTCCTGATCGGGTTAAGGAGGTATGGGAGAAAATGGGACAAAATAGCGGTCTTACTGGGTACCAAAACCCCGATGCAAGTGGCGATCTATGCACGTAAGTTCTTCACTTGGCACAACCCAGGGAACAATGTGATGAAGCGGCGGAGAACCATGGAAATAACTATGGGGGACACCAGTGTGGACTCATCTAGCCCACAAAAGAGAACTAGCGGGGACATCAATATGGACTCAACTGGCCAACAAGAGAGAACTATGGGGGGCATCAATGTGGACTCAACTGGCCAACATGAGAGCCTCGTACTTCCTTTGCAGCCGCAACCACAACAAGGGCCAGTTGCACTGGAAACCGGTCAGGATGCTAGCATTTCTGATTCTGAATCGAATAACCTTCCGTGA